One part of the Phoenix dactylifera cultivar Barhee BC4 chromosome 4, palm_55x_up_171113_PBpolish2nd_filt_p, whole genome shotgun sequence genome encodes these proteins:
- the LOC120110477 gene encoding uncharacterized protein LOC120110477 yields MGFLYHMMVKAKDQIMEADPAHGRSYINIIEQRWGAQMGTELHLAAYYLNPRFQYSIDGIGMDETLLDALRNVIYKMEADPEKAALCLEESKLFREGSYSFGQRAAVVSKHNMNPGT; encoded by the exons ATGGGgtttttgtatcacatgatggttaaggcaaaggatcagattatggaggcagatccagcacatggccggtcatacatcaacatcattgagcaacggtggggagcgcaaatgggtacggaattacatctagcag catactacctAAACCCCCGGTTCCAGTACAGCATAgatggaattggtatggatgaaacacttctggatgctttgcgtaatgtgatttacaagatggaggcagatccagaaaaagcggccctatgtcttgaagag agcaaattatttagagagggcagctaCAGTTTTGGCCAACGAGCGGCTGTCGTCAGCAAACACAATATGAATCCAGGTACGTGA